The following are encoded together in the Daucus carota subsp. sativus chromosome 5, DH1 v3.0, whole genome shotgun sequence genome:
- the LOC108219963 gene encoding synaptotagmin-2, with protein sequence MGIVSTITGFIGFGMGISLGLLVGYYLFIYFQSTHVKDPVIRPLVEHDAETLQSLLQEIPVWVKNPDHDRIDWLNKFIEKMWPYLDKAICKQVKTIVDPIIAEQIPQYKIDSVQFEVLSLGCLPPAFTGMKVYSTEEKELIMEPTLKWAGNPNVLVVAKAFGLKATVQVVDLQVFASPRITLKPLVPSFPCFAKILVSLMEKPHVDFGLKLLGADAMSIPGLYSFVQEIIKDQVANMYLWPKVLEVQIMDPAKAMQRPVGILNVKVVRAMKLKKKDLLGASDPYVKLKLTEDKLPSKKTTVKQKNLNPEWNEEFNLVVKDPESQALELVVYDWEQVGKHEKMGMNVVHVKDLTPEETKALTLDLLKNLDPNDSQNEKSRGQLVVEAMYRPFSDDEKPDDAEDSEVQKAPEGTPDGGGLLVVIVHEGQDLEGKHHTNPSVRLLFRGEERRTKVVKKNRDPRWDEEFQFMLEEPPTNDRIHVEVVSTSKRMGLLYPKDTLGYVDISLADVISNKRINERYHLIDSKNGTVQIELQWRTSS encoded by the exons ATGGGTATAGTGAGTACCATAACTGGTTTTATTGGGTTTGGAATGGGAATTTCTCTTGGCCTTTTAGTTGGCTATTACCTTTTTATCTACTTCCAATCAACTCATGTCAAG GACCCTGTTATTCGTCCCTTGGTTGAACATGATGCAGAAACTCTGCAAAGTTTGCTTCAAGAGATACCAGTGTGGGTGAAGAATCCAGACCATGACCGT ATTGATTGGCTTAATAAATTCATCGAGAAAATGTGGCCTTATTTAGACAAG GCAATTTGTAAGCAAGTGAAAACCATAGTAGACCCCATCATTGCTGAGCAGATTCCTCAGTACAAAATTGATTCAGTTCAATTTGAAGTCCTTTCTCTGGGATGCTTACCACCTGCTTTTACAG GAATGAAAGTTTATAGTACTGAAGAGAAGGAATTGATCATGGAACCAACGCTGAAGTGGGCAGGAAATCCAAACGTCCTTGTAGTAGCTAAGGCATTTGGCTTGAAGGCCACTGTTCAG GTGGTTGACTTGCAAGTATTTGCTTCTCCACGTATCACCCTGAAGCCATTGGTTCCCTCTTTCCCTtgttttgcaaaaatattagtGTCTCTTATGGAAAAG CCTCATGTTGACTTTGGTCTGAAGCTGCTCGGAGCAGATGCTATGTCCATCCCGGGCCTGTATAGCTTTGTCCAG GAAATCATCAAGGATCAGGTTGCAAATATGTATCTATGGCCCAAAGTACTTGAAGTGCAGATCATGGATCCTGCCAA GGCCATGCAGAGACCTGTTGGAATCCTCAATGTAAAGGTTGTTAGGGCAATGAAGCTTAAGAAAAAAGATCTTTTGGGAGCTTCAGATCCATatgttaaattaaaacttactgAGGATAAACTGCCATCAAAGAAAACAACTGTGAAACAAAAGAACTTAAACCCTGAATGGAACGAAGAATTTAATCTGGTTGTCAAGGACCCAGAATCTCAGGCTTTAGAGCTTGTTGTGTATGATTGGGAACAG GTTGGAAAGCACGAAAAGATGGGTATGAATGTGGTACATGTGAAAGACCTTACACCTGAAGAGACAAAAGCTCTGACTCTTGATTTGTTAAAAAACTTGGACCCCAACGACTCTCAAAATGAAAAATCACGAGGTCAGCTTGTTGTTGAAGCAATGTACAGACCGTTTAGTGATGATGAGAAACCAGATGATGCTGAAGATTCTGAGGTTCAAAAGGCTCCTGAAGGAACTCCTGATGGAGGTGGGCTGCTTGTAGTTATCGTCCATGAAGGTCAAGATCTTGAAGGAAAACACCACACAAATCCATCTGTGCGGTTATTGTTCAGAGGTGAAGAAAGGAGAACAAAG GTTGTAAAGAAAAACAGAGATCCAAGGTGGGATGAGGAGTTTCAATTCATGCTGGAGGAGCCGCCTACTAATGACAGGATACATGTAGAAGTTGTCAGTACTTCGAAAAGAATGGGACTTTTATATCCCAAG GATACTCTGGGATATGTGGATATATCCCTTGCAGATGTGATCAGCAACAAGAGAATCAACGAGAGGTACCACCTTATTGATTCAAAGAATGGTACAGTACAGATTGAGCTGCAGTGGAGAACTTCATCTTAA
- the LOC108221242 gene encoding E3 ubiquitin-protein ligase CIP8 produces the protein MADSQQPAPRRSRTRDMHVEYWCHQCNRRVNGETLDDNQVVCSRCHDGFLVSIAPSPSASLEDMLQQVMQELHIQNNEGLMRRAREIYRERVQSSGAGRVGNYGDYADEAEYEAILLGLAESDDGADRGAPPAAESAVAALKSVEIGAEEEGGVCVVCKDMLSVGETARELPCGHAYHGDCIVAWLATRNMCPVCRFELPTSDPDYEEERIRKVSGAAGGSPKASNSLPDE, from the coding sequence ATGGCCGACTCTCAGCAGCCAGCGCCTCGACGCTCCCGCACCAGAGACATGCATGTCGAATATTGGTGTCATCAGTGCAACAGACGAGTCAACGGCGAAACTCTCGACGATAATCAAGTCGTGTGCAGCCGCTGCCACGACGGTTTCCTCGTCTCCATCGCGCCCTCTCCGTCGGCTAGCTTGGAAGACATGCTGCAGCAGGTCATGCAAGAGCTCCACATTCAGAACAACGAAGGGCTCATGAGAAGGGCTCGAGAGATTTATCGAGAGAGGGTTCAGAGTTCGGGAGCGGGGCGTGTGGGGAACTATGGGGATTACGCGGATGAGGCTGAGTATGAGGCGATTTTGCTTGGTTTGGCGGAGAGTGATGATGGGGCGGATAGGGGAGCACCGCCTGCTGCGGAATCAGCTGTGGCGGCGCTGAAGAGTGTGGAGATTGGAGCCGAGGAGGAAGGTGGGGTGTGTGTTGTGTGCAAAGATATGCTAAGTGTGGGCGAGACTGCGAGGGAATTGCCTTGTGGGCATGCTTATCATGGGGATTGTATAGTGGCTTGGTTGGCGACGAGGAATATGTGTCCGGTGTGTAGGTTTGAGTTGCCCACTAGTGATCCGGATTATGAAGAGGAGAGGATTAGGAAAGTTTCAGGTGCTGCTGGAGGATCCCCGAAAGCCAGTAACTCTTTGCCTGATGAGTAG
- the LOC108223393 gene encoding uncharacterized protein LOC108223393, with amino-acid sequence MQNMTLEDFFTLTEMKNGLSAPARMKELINVMQKDKHNIVKNVGDASRQWYTVARTIATTDSKDCLALFIQLDGLCYFDTWLKDGQKYYKETGDSFVEELLATLLVATGKLHIDEQKSVTSGIMNTVKDLLTNKSSIVHDKAKALLDSWKQNDESNVVPDDAEIDEKVCDDHHDLEDVNENPDSKREQPECSSLNISNSGGNNSEEKNAEPSVDEVKPEICPEAVHPDGIVESTVQPLDKSSNHASPDPGHSTDTSKLISGISSVLENPATHISDSTGIESSGSAVPEQRTLERHLDVANPNEDNDAKQLPQIKSCDKLGATDSSFGADSSNTVESKVGANMEKDFDAKKEDPSPKLFSYGDARKQVSEGKGEMGDSRSSYPCSKLSVSNSTAPVDVLQDSSFSKHDLGKNEDLTTNLSGKEDTEAIEESNDQSDTDEDEVDLGNDYGFSMSGVNVKDSVDKKSDFELEYSMFDPLEVARQVAMEVEREVDCREPSCSSSERTSGGRMRLAESPDSIHGKNSRVHNSYKDVSVGTHLSAVVRDEAFVKAKNQASEQENCTVDAEPSGATEVDQTTEPVKDKRVCGFDLNEEMLSDDNEISPVSAPISVVSASRAAAASGLPLSPLQFEGTLGWKGSAETSAFRPAPTRKVSGGENFILASGSSSNLFQRQQFLDFDLNVAEDEDDKISELTPNKDIQNSTGCPSEKCSLETSPKKSDLSHLDLNRVGDGSDVPISNWKKETRLLPLWHGQFSQSPSSSSSSMQPSLKNFDLNDQPSLFTPYLDPASVGRSSSDFCTSGSGGVKPDKSVISLMGARVEVNQNEIVPQTGPLSNSRFVKHALDGSMPSNDSYLGLGSSTQYAHSSTYGYNGRSSGSGVPFSSPMYGLGSQFPYMMDSRGSPVVPQVLGSVPALHPSMSQPSFFMSLASAPSEYNGFVPSRNGPDLNSGLMMDRGNRDASTRQLFNPGHGILIDEQMRANSQSTSSSGVGGKRKETDGGWDLYPFNYKHHQPPWK; translated from the coding sequence ATGCAAAATATGACTCTCGAGGACTTTTTTACATTGACCGAGATGAAAAATGGGTTGTCAGCTCCTGCTCGAATGAAGGAGCTGATAAATGTAATGCAAAAGGACAAACACAATATAGTGAAGAATGTCGGTGATGCAAGTAGACAGTGGTATACTGTTGCAAGAACTATAGCAACTACTGATAGTAAGGATTGTCTTGCTCTCTTTATCCAGTTAGACGGACTCTGTTATTTTGATACTTGGCTTAAAGATGGGCAGAAGTATTATAAAGAAACAGGTGATAGCTTTGTCGAAGAATTACTTGCTACATTGTTAGTAGCAACTGGGAAGCTGCATATAGACGAGCAGAAGTCAGTTACTTCTGGCATCATGAACACAGTTAAAGATCTTCTCACCAACAAAAGCTCTATAGTTCACGATAAAGCCAAAGCTTTGCTTGATAGCTGGAAGCAGAATGACGAGAGTAATGTGGTTCCCGATGATGCTGAGATAGATGAGAAGGTATGTGATGATCATCATGACCTTGAGGATGTAAATGAAAATCCTGATAGTAAACGTGAACAGCCAGAATGTTCTTCACTAAATATATCTAACTCTGGAGGTAATAATAGTGAAGAAAAAAATGCAGAACCATCTGTAGATGAAGTGAAACCAGAAATATGTCCAGAAGCTGTGCACCCTGATGGAATTGTGGAGTCAACTGTCCAACCATTAGATAAAAGTTCAAACCATGCCTCCCCAGATCCTGGGCACTCCACTGATACATCGAAGCTTATCAGTGGGATCAGTTCTGTTTTGGAAAACCCCGCAACACATATATCAGATTCAACAGGAATCGAAAGTTCTGGATCTGCCGTTCCTGAGCAAAGAACACTGGAGAGACATCTAGATGTTGCCAACCCAAACGAGGATAATGATGCAAAACAGTTGCCACAGATCAAAAGCTGTGACAAGTTAGGTGCAACAGACTCTTCCTTCGGCGCTGATTCCTCAAATACTGTGGAGTCTAAAGTAGGTGCCAACATGGAGAAAGATTTTGATGCCAAAAAAGAAGACCCTTCtccaaaattattttcttatggCGATGCTAGAAAACAGGTGTCCGAGGGGAAAGGTGAAATGGGGGATAGTAGGTCTTCATATCCTTGCAGTAAACTATCAGTGTCTAACAGTACAGCTCCGGTTGACGTTTTGCAAGATTCTAGTTTTAGTAAACACGATCTTGGAAAGAATGAGGATCTAACTACTAATTTGTCAGGGAAAGAGGACACTGAGGCAATTGAAGAATCAAATGATCAAAGTGATACTGATGAAGATGAGGTTGATTTGGGAAATGATTATGGATTTTCCATGTCAGGAGTCAATGTGAAAGATTCTGTTGACAAGAAGTCTGATTTTGAACTTGAGTATAGCATGTTTGACCCATTAGAGGTTGCTCGACAAGTCGCCATGGAGGTGGAGAGAGAAGTGGACTGTAGAGAACCAAGTTGTAGTTCTTCTGAGAGAACATCTGGTGGTAGAATGAGGCTGGCAGAGAGCCCGGATTCTATACATGGTAAAAATTCTAGAGTGCATAACTCTTATAAAGATGTGTCAGTTGGAACACATCTTTCTGCTGTTGTACGAGATGAGGCTTTTGTTAAGGCCAAAAACCAAGCTAGTGAACAGGAAAATTGCACAGTTGATGCTGAGCCCTCTGGGGCTACTGAGGTGGATCAGACAACGGAACCTGTCAAAGATAAACGTGTATGTGGTTTTGATCTTAATGAAGAAATGTTATCTGATGATAATGAAATCAGCCCAGTCAGTGCTCCCATCTCTGTTGTTTCTGCTTCAAGGGCTGCAGCGGCTTCTGGCTTGCCTCTTTCTCCTTTGCAGTTTGAGGGGACACTTGGGTGGAAAGGATCCGCTGAAACTAGTGCTTTTCGTCCTGCTCCAACACGCAAAGTAAGTGGTGGAGAGAATTTTATCCTCGCATCAGGGAGTAGTAGCAACTTGTTTCAGCGGCAGCAATTCCTCGACTTTGATCTGAATGTTGCGGAGGATGAAGATGATAAGATTTCAGAGTTGACGCCAAATAAAGATATCCAAAATTCAACTGGTTGTCCTTCTGAAAAATGTTCCTTGGAAACTAGTCCAAAAAAATCTGACTTGTCGCACCTGGATCTAAACCGTGTTGGTGACGGAAGTGATGTTCCAATATCCAACTGGAAGAAGGAGACACGGCTTCTTCCACTTTGGCATGGTCAATTCAGTCAATCTCCTTCCTCATCATCGTCGTCAATGCAACCTTCATTGAAAAACTTTGATTTGAATGATCAACCATCTCTTTTTACTCCATATTTGGATCCTGCTTCAGTGGGCAGGTCATCTTCAGATTTTTGTACTTCTGGATCTGGAGGGGTTAAACCAGATAAGTCTGTTATTTCCCTCATGGGTGCCAGGGTGGAGGTCAATCAGAACGAAATTGTTCCTCAAACAGGTCCCTTGTCAAACAGCAGATTTGTGAAACATGCACTAGATGGAAGTATGCCAAGCAATGACAGTTATTTGGGGTTGGGATCATCTACGCAATATGCACATTCTTCCACGTATGGGTACAATGGCCGTTCATCGGGGTCTGGTGTACCATTTTCATCACCCATGTATGGCCTTGGCAGTCAATTCCCTTACATGATGGATTCAAGAGGATCCCCTGTTGTACCTCAGGTTCTAGGATCTGTGCCAGCTCTTCATCCTTCCATGTCGCAGCCATCTTTCTTTATGAGCTTGGCTAGTGCACCCTCCGAATATAATGGGTTTGTCCCTTCCAGAAATGGTCCAGATCTGAACTCTGGATTAATGATGGATAGGGGAAACAGAGACGCGAGTACGAGGCAGCTATTTAACCCTGGTCACGgaatattgatagatgaacAAATGAGGGCCAACTCACAATCCACTTCTAGTTCTGGTGTTGGTGGAAAACGTAAAGAAACAGATGGCGGCTGGGATCTCTACCCATTCAACTACAAACATCATCAGCCACCATGGAAATAA